Within Sorangiineae bacterium MSr11367, the genomic segment TGGGCGCGCTGCTGGTGATCTCGCCCACCTTGTTGCCCGCGGCGTCGAACACCTCCGTGCCCTTGGCGGGGGGCTCGGGGGCACCGTCGTTCGCGAGGACGAGTGGCGCCAGCTTGCGTTTGACCCGACCGCGCATCTCGAGCATGCACACCACCTCCTGACCGAGGTAGCAGCCCTTGTCGAACGAGACCGCGCGCCGCTCCAAGGTGGCCTCTTGCGGGTACGTCGTCCCGTCGAAGTCTCTGCTGAAACGCGGAACGCCCTGCTCGATGCGCAAGGCCTCCCAGCCGGCATCGTCGCCCACGAGGCCGCCCGCCTGCTGCACGGCTGTGGAAAGCGCCTCGAACGCCTTGGCCTCGTCTTCGCTCGGGGCTGCGAGGATGGCGCCGCCGAGGCCCGTGGGGTCGATCTCGGCGGCCGAGGCCCCCGAAGCCCCACGCGCCGCCGCCACCAGGTCCCGAGCCCGGGGCCCGTGGGCGTGCCACACGGCGTACGGAACGTGGGAAAATTCCGCGTCCTCCATGACGAGGTAGTGATCGAACGACGTCTCCAGCTCCGCGCGGATCGACGCCGGCACCACCAGCAGAACGCGGTCCTCCTCGACGAGGACGGTCACGTCGCAGACGATGCGACCCTTTTGCTGAACCGCCAGGCCGTAGATGGCCTGTCCCGGCGCAGCGGCGGCGAGGTTGCACGTTAGAAGACCGTTGAGCCAGGAAATGCGGTCGCTTCCGCGAACCACGATGACCTCGAGCTCGCTCGCGCGCACCAAAAGGACGCTGCGACGGGCGTGGTCGATTTGTGAGGAGAGGGGGCTAAGCATCCGCGGCATCATAAGCACGGATATAGGCTCGAAGGTCGCCCGGCAGTCCCTGCTTGACCGCTGAGCCCACAATCGTCATACCAAGCGGTCATGTCCGGAATCGGTGTCGTTCTCAACCCGCGCAGTCGGAGGAATTCGCGGGACCCCCGCGCCGCAAAACGCATAGCTCGCATTCTGGGCGACAATGGCATTTTGCGCGAGGCGCGCTCGATCGACGAACTTTACCGCATCGCGGAAGACTTTCAGCGGCTGAAGATCGACGTTCTGGGCATCAGCGGCGGCGACGGCACCAACCACGTCACCATCACCGGATTCATCAACGTGTACGGCGGAAGCGCGCTTCCCCAGCTCGCTTTTCTGCGGGGCGGCACCATGAACACGGTGGCGAACTCGGTGGGCATCCGCCGGGGCAAGCCGGAAGGGCTCTTGGGCCGGCTCATTCGCGACTACGCCGAGCGCGCCACCCGCCCGCTGGTCAACGTCGAGCGCCACGTCATGCGCATCGGCGAGCACTACGGATTCCTCTTCGGCACCGGCGTGGTACACGGCTTCCTCGCCGAGTACTACCGCGGTGGCGACCCCACCCCGCTGGTCGCCGCGAAGACGTTGGCGCGCGGCGTGGGCAGCACATTGGTGCGCGGCGAGATGATCCGCCGCATGGCCCAGCCCTTCCGTGGCTCGGTGCTCTTTGCCGACGGCTCGCAGTGGGAGAAGCGAGACTTCCTCGCGGTCGCCGCGGGCACCATCGATCAGATCGGCCTGGGCTTCCGGCCCTTCTACCGCTACGCCGAGCGCCCGCAGTCGTTCCACATGCTCGGCATCACCGCATCGCCCATGGGCTTCGTGCGGGAGCTTCCACGCATCTGGCGCGCGGAGCCGATGCGCGCGGGCAAGACGCTGGAGGCCACATCGCACCGCGCGATCATCGAGAGCGCGGACGGAACCATGCGCTACATGATCGACGGCGATTTGCACGAGACGCGCGGCGAGCTCGAAATGACGGTCGGTCCGCGCGTGAAGATCGTCGTCGGTTCGTAGGCGATACGAGCGATACAGGCTAGAGTGCGGGGCGCATGGCGGGCGCAACGCGGCGAATGCTTCTCCTTGCCCTTGCCTCGCTGGCGGTGGGGCGCGCGGCGCGTGCCCAGGAAAATGCGCTGACCGAGGCGGAGCTCGCGCGCATGGAGCACGGTGAGACGGTGGTGCGTCCGCAGACGTCGAACCTCGATGGGCAGCGGTACGTCGGCGGGGTGACGTACACCATCGTGCCGGTCAGTGCGGAAGAGCTCCTAGCGCTCGTGGACAGCGAGACCGCGTACGCCGAGGTCATGCCCCGCGCCAAGTTCGTGAAGCGCCTCCAATTCGGCCCCGAGGGCGGGTACATGGAGGTGCACCATGGCAATGCCTTCATCGATGCCGCGTACACGATGCACCTGAAGAAGGAGCCCTCGCAGTCGCGCATCCGCTTTTGGGTCGATCTCTCGCGCCCCCACGACGTGGAAGATGCGTGGGGCTTCTTTCGCTACCTGCCCCTGCCCTCCGGCGGCAGGGGCGAACCGCGCATGCTGCTCACGTACGGCGTGTTGGTGAACCTCGGTGACGGCGTCCTGCGCTCGCTCTACGAGGAGAAGGTTCGCAACGCCATGCTGTCGCTTCCGCAGCGGCTGCGGCGGTACGTCTCGCGGACCTTGCATCGATGATCGCTCGGGTGGTGGCGGTGGCGATGAACGCCTTCCGAGAGGCCGTGCGCGCGCGCGTGCTGCATGCGCTGCTCGCGCTCTCGCTGGCCACGTGCGGCTATGCGGTGCTCGTGGCCGCACTCTCGATCCACGAGGAGCTGCGCGTGGTCGCGGACATCGGCGCGGCGTCGATTTCCCTTTCCGCGGCGGTCGTGGCCATCATCGTCGGGTCGACCACGCTGCATCGTGAAATCGAATACAAGACGATCTTCCCCATGCTGACCCGCGCGCTGCGCCGGCACGAGTACCTGGTGGGCAAGTACCTAGGGACCTTGCTGACCATCGCGGTGTTCGTGGCCGTTCAGGGCGCGGTGGTCCTCGCGGTGTTGGCACTGGAGGCGGGCGGGAACATCGCGCACGCCGGCCGGGAGATGCGGCTGGTGCTCGCGTCGTCGGTGCTCACACTTTGCGAGTCGGCCATCGTCGTGGGGCTCACCACGGTGTTCGCCTCGTTCTCGTCGCCCTCGCTCACGGCGGTGTTCAGCGTCGGCGTGTTCCTCGTGGGGCGGCATGCCGATGCGCTGGCTCACCTTCCGGCGCGGCAGTTCCCCGAGGCGGGGCGCGCGGCCGGACGAGCCCTCGCCTTCGTCTTTCCCAACTTGAACCTCTACGCCCCGCCGCGGGCGCTCTTGCTCGGCGAGGTCCCGGGAACGCCGCTTTGGCCTTTCGTTGCGGGCGCCGCGCAAAATGCGCTCTTATACGCGGTGTTGCTCGTCACCATGGGGGTTCTCTTGTTCCAGCGGCGCGATTTTCCGTGAAAGGCGTGCTCATTCGCGTCGCCCTCGCGGTGGTGGTGTTGCTCTCGGTCGCCATCGCGCGCCAGTACTCCATCGGCGCGCGCTCGATGTCGGCCAGCGACGCCGCCCTGTCGCGGGGCGATGCTCCGGCGGCCATCGACGAAGCGCGCGCCGCCGCCGAGGCCCGCGCCCCCTTCAGCCCCTACCCGGATCGCGGCTTCGAGCGGTTGACCGAGCTGGCCCATAGCGCCGAACAAAGCGGCAATTGGGCCGATTGTGCGCGCGCCTGGCGTGCGGTGCGGAGTGCTGCACTATCGACGCGCGTCACGGCGGGCGATGGCCGCCCGCGAGTGCTCGAGGCCAATGTGCAGCTTGCACGCATCGGCGCGCGCACGAGATCCGATGTTTCCGCGGCCACGGGCGAAACGCTGACGGGCGCCGCGCTCGAAGAGCACCTGCGCGAGGACCTCGCCCGCGACGAACATCCGAGCGCCGTGGCGTACGTGGCACTCGGGGCCGGCGGAATCCTGT encodes:
- a CDS encoding sphingosine kinase, which translates into the protein MSGIGVVLNPRSRRNSRDPRAAKRIARILGDNGILREARSIDELYRIAEDFQRLKIDVLGISGGDGTNHVTITGFINVYGGSALPQLAFLRGGTMNTVANSVGIRRGKPEGLLGRLIRDYAERATRPLVNVERHVMRIGEHYGFLFGTGVVHGFLAEYYRGGDPTPLVAAKTLARGVGSTLVRGEMIRRMAQPFRGSVLFADGSQWEKRDFLAVAAGTIDQIGLGFRPFYRYAERPQSFHMLGITASPMGFVRELPRIWRAEPMRAGKTLEATSHRAIIESADGTMRYMIDGDLHETRGELEMTVGPRVKIVVGS
- a CDS encoding folate-binding protein YgfZ; the protein is MLSPLSSQIDHARRSVLLVRASELEVIVVRGSDRISWLNGLLTCNLAAAAPGQAIYGLAVQQKGRIVCDVTVLVEEDRVLLVVPASIRAELETSFDHYLVMEDAEFSHVPYAVWHAHGPRARDLVAAARGASGASAAEIDPTGLGGAILAAPSEDEAKAFEALSTAVQQAGGLVGDDAGWEALRIEQGVPRFSRDFDGTTYPQEATLERRAVSFDKGCYLGQEVVCMLEMRGRVKRKLAPLVLANDGAPEPPAKGTEVFDAAGNKVGEITSSAPSPTRDAHVAFAMLKASAVAPDAAVKVAGRDARIYSGSAEK
- a CDS encoding ABC transporter permease; amino-acid sequence: MIARVVAVAMNAFREAVRARVLHALLALSLATCGYAVLVAALSIHEELRVVADIGAASISLSAAVVAIIVGSTTLHREIEYKTIFPMLTRALRRHEYLVGKYLGTLLTIAVFVAVQGAVVLAVLALEAGGNIAHAGREMRLVLASSVLTLCESAIVVGLTTVFASFSSPSLTAVFSVGVFLVGRHADALAHLPARQFPEAGRAAGRALAFVFPNLNLYAPPRALLLGEVPGTPLWPFVAGAAQNALLYAVLLVTMGVLLFQRRDFP